TCTCCACCGGTGTAGGCTTTGTTGATATCGTATTTCTCATAGGCATGCAGTTGAAAGGATAACAGCATGCTGGCGCTGAGCAGGGATAATGCCACGCCCTGGAATTGGTACTTATTTTTCACTCAAATGATCTCATTCAAAAATATAACAAGAAGGTGCCGCAAGCGAGGCAACCGGAGGATGAATGAAACCATTGTGGATTTGTTTAAATCTTGTTCGATATCAAATTCATTAGCCACTCAAGTGGATTCTTGTTTTGACAAAGAAGTATCGGATCATGGCCATCAGTATTCGTAGCGGCGCGATTGGCTAACCAGCAGAACACGCCCGATAATCGCGCCGCTACGGCATGTGAACCTTATCCCGCTACGCGTGCGCGCAGTGCGGCTTTCTCTGCATCGCTCAGGAACGCAATCGTCACACCATTTTCCTGCGCCTGACGCAGTTCGGCGGCAGTCAGACCGGCCTGTGGTGCGGCTACCTGATACTCATGCGCCAGCTCAATGCCCTGTACGGCCGGGTCATCGGTGTTGATGGTGGCGAGAATTCCGTGGTTGAGGAAGGCTTTCAGCGGATGACTGGCGAACGAGGAGACGGTGCTGGTCTGAATGTTCGACGTCAGGCAGGATTCGATACCAATTTTCTGCTCGGCAAGAAAATCCATCAGTGCGCGATCTTCAATTGCCTTCACACCGTGGCCGATACGTTCGGCACCCAACTCACGAATTGCCTGCCAGATGCTTTCCGGGCCAGCGGCTTCACCGGCATGGACCGTGATACGGAAGCCAGCATCGCGGGCACGATTAAAGTGGCTAAGGAACTCGCTACCCGGGAAGCCCAGCTCGTCACCGGCCAGATCGACAGCGGTAATCCCGTCGCGATGCGCCAGTAAACCTTCCAGCTCGCGCAGGCAGGCTTCTTCGCCAAAAGTACGACTCATAATGCCGATCAGACGCACATC
The DNA window shown above is from Pantoea sp. At-9b and carries:
- the add gene encoding adenosine deaminase, which codes for MIDTKIPLTDIHRHLDGNIRAQTILDLGRQFNLALPATTLETLRPHVQVTANEPDLVSFLQKLDWGVKVLGDLDACRRIALENVEDAARAGIHYAELRFSPGYMAMTHQLPIAGVVEAVIDGVRAGVQQYGVDVRLIGIMSRTFGEEACLRELEGLLAHRDGITAVDLAGDELGFPGSEFLSHFNRARDAGFRITVHAGEAAGPESIWQAIRELGAERIGHGVKAIEDRALMDFLAEQKIGIESCLTSNIQTSTVSSFASHPLKAFLNHGILATINTDDPAVQGIELAHEYQVAAPQAGLTAAELRQAQENGVTIAFLSDAEKAALRARVAG